From Pseudobythopirellula maris:
ATCACGAAGCTCACCCGCACGATCGGCTGCTCGAACTTCTCGATCTCGCCCTGGTCGGGCACGCGCGTGGGGGTGTGGACCTCGAGCTCCTCGCCGTCCTTCTTCGTGATGCGGTACGTCACGTTCGGCGCGGTCTGCACCAGGTCGATGTCCGACTCGCCCTCGAGTCGCTGCTGCACGATCTCCATGTGCAAGAGGCCCAAGAAGCCGCAGCGGAAGCCGAAGCCGAGGGCGTCGCTTGTTTCGGGCTCGAACACGAAGCTGGGGTCGTTCACTTTGAGCTTCGAGAGCGCGTCGCGCAGCTCCTCGAAGTCTTGGCCGTCCGACGGGTAGAGCCCGCAGAAGACCATCCGTTTGGGCTCCTCGTAGCCGGGCAGCGGCTCGGCCTGTTCGCCGTGGGCGGCGGTGAGCGTGTCGCCGATGTGGACCATGTCGAGCGACTTGATGTTGCAGATCACGTAGCCCACCTGGCCGGCGGAGAGGCGGTCGCGCTTCGTGCGGGCCGGGGCCAGTTGGCCGATCTCCACCACGTCGTGCGTGCTGCCCGCCTGGAGGAACTTGATCTTGTCCCCCTTGCGTATGGCGCCGTTCATCAGCCGCACGTAGACGATCGCGCCGCGGTAGTCGTCGTAAACGCTGTCGAACACCATCGCCTGGAGCGGCGCCTCGGGGTCGCCGGTGGGCGCCGGCACGCGCTTGATCACCGCGTCGAGCACCTGGTCGCAGTGGAGGCCGGTCTTCGCGCTGCAGCCGATCGCCTCGCTGGCGTCGAGGCCCAGCGTCTGCTCGATCTCTTCCTTCACCTCGTCCGGGCGGGCGTGGACCAGGTCGATCTTGTTGAGCACCGGCACGATCTCCAGATCGTGCTCGATGGCGTTGTAAGCGTTGGCCACGGTCTGCGCCTCAACGCCCTGAAAGGCGTCCACGAGCAGCAGCGCCCCCTCGCAACAGATCAGCGACCGCGACACCTCGTACTGGAAGTCGACATGGCCCGGCGTGTCGATCAGGTTGAGCTCGTACTCCTGGCCCTCGTGCACGTAGAGCATGCTCACGGCGCGGGCCTTGATCGTGATGCCGCGCTGCCGCTCGAGATCCATGTCGTCCAGCAACTGCTCTTTCATCTCCCGCTTGCTGACCGTGGCCGTCACCTCCAGCAGCCGGTCGGCGAGGGTGCTCTTGCCGTGGTCGATGTGGGCGACGATCGAGAAGTTGCGGATGAACTGCGGGTCGACCAAGCCGCCCTTGCGGCGCAGCGACTTCGGTTTCGAGGCGGGAGTGGCGGGGGCGTCGGCCATAGGGGGCGGGGTCGGCGGAGGGGGGGCGTGCGTCGAACGGGGGGGCAGAGCGGCCCCCACCCAGCCAGGCCGGGGACCGCGAACTCCCCATTGTCACCGCCCAGGGCCGGCTTAGGAAGGGCGTTTTACCCCTCGCCCGCAACTACCGAAGAAATCCGTAGGCGCCGCCCAGCACCTCGCAAAACGCGATAAGCAGCACGAGAACCACACCGGCGTGGTGCAGCCAGTCGCGACCCGTGCGTCTTTCCCGCCACCCGAGCACTCCGTAGGTGAGCACCGCGATCGACCCCACCACCAGCGACGAGACCAAGTGAGCCGGCCAAAACCAGGGGCGCCAGGCACCTTGCAACGCCCACAACTGCATCAGCGCCAAGGCAAGCAGGACGACCCCGCCCAGCGCGATCGGCGCCTTCCAGACCGCGCGGGTACGCATCACGAATGCGAAGACAAAGGCGTTTATCCCGATCGTCGCGCAGAGCAAGAGCCTCTCGCTGTGCCACATTATGAAAAAATCGGGAGACGTGAAATCGAAACGCCCCCCGATAGACCCGAGCCGCTGCGCCTGCCGCCAAGCTAA
This genomic window contains:
- the lepA gene encoding translation elongation factor 4, with the translated sequence MADAPATPASKPKSLRRKGGLVDPQFIRNFSIVAHIDHGKSTLADRLLEVTATVSKREMKEQLLDDMDLERQRGITIKARAVSMLYVHEGQEYELNLIDTPGHVDFQYEVSRSLICCEGALLLVDAFQGVEAQTVANAYNAIEHDLEIVPVLNKIDLVHARPDEVKEEIEQTLGLDASEAIGCSAKTGLHCDQVLDAVIKRVPAPTGDPEAPLQAMVFDSVYDDYRGAIVYVRLMNGAIRKGDKIKFLQAGSTHDVVEIGQLAPARTKRDRLSAGQVGYVICNIKSLDMVHIGDTLTAAHGEQAEPLPGYEEPKRMVFCGLYPSDGQDFEELRDALSKLKVNDPSFVFEPETSDALGFGFRCGFLGLLHMEIVQQRLEGESDIDLVQTAPNVTYRITKKDGEELEVHTPTRVPDQGEIEKFEQPIVRVSFVMPTEYIGGIMKLCADRRGEFIRQEYLSPTRAMLVYDLALAEVVYDMHDRLKSITRGFGTMDYEIKGYEEGDLVRLDVLVKGDRVDALSIVCDRRDAETRGRAVIKKLKSEIPRHMFEVPLQAGIGTRILARETISAMRKNVTAKCYGGDISRKRKLWEKQKEGKKRMKSIGQVDIPQKAFLAVLETGEDDKGK